In the genome of Deltaproteobacteria bacterium, the window AGCGCTTCGTACAACGGTCAACGGGGGCAAATCGAGGCAAAACTAAGGACCCTATTAACCGCGAGAGCAAAATGTAATCTGATATAACTTCGCAAAAACTGTAACTCATTACGAAAAAAATGATCTATCCTCCGCTGCCCTGCTTCCAGGGCAGTTGTTCAGAGGTTCCTAAAGTGACCTGTCTAGACAACCCGCAATTCCAACCTCCGCCTCCTCCGGGAACCCGGGCCGATACCTATATTGGTGAAGGCGTGGGTACGTGCAATAAGTTGCCTGCGACGATCAAGTTTATCTTGACCGACGCCGGCGAGCCGGGCACGGAAGACACGGCGACATTTCATATCAGCGGCGGTTGCACCCTCGATGTCGGCCCAGCGTTCGTCACCAAGGGAAATCACCAGTTCCATAAACAATAACTCGAACCAGCCGGCGACGGGGGAATCACTCCCCCGTCGCCCAGCTTCACAAGTCATTCGATGAGCAAAGTAGTGAGAGACAAGAGGCGGCTGCTGCAAAGCACCCGCCTCTTGTTGTTTCTGCAGATTGGCCCAGTCGATTCAGACAAGGCTGGCGCAAATTTAGCGAGATATTCAGGGGATTAAATTGGATCGAAAGCGCAATGCAATCTGAATTTCGATCAGCTATGTCTTCACCGAGTATTAGCGCGCGATCGGCGCGTTCCAAATCTTCAACGCCGGCGAGTCGCCGTAATAGCTAAGAACATTGAGCGTCGCGGTGTCGAGCAACAAGTGTTCGCCGAAACTCGCCGGCTGATCGATCCAGCGCGCGGCCAGCACGCGGAGAATATGGCCATGGGCGAACAGCGCGACGTTGCCATCGGCGGCGCGCACTTTGGCGATCACGCGATCCGCCCGGGCGGCGACTTGTGCCGCCGTCTCGCCGCCGGGACAACCATCGTGAAACACCGACCACCCTGGCCGAGCTGACTGAATCTGCTTGGTCGTGAGTCCTTCGTATTCGCCGTAGTTCCATTCCATCAGATCGGGCTCCAGCGCAGCAATTTTTCCGAGACCGGCTAATTCGCAAGTCTCGCGCGCGC includes:
- a CDS encoding histidine phosphatase family protein; this encodes MAEAQKIYLIRHGETEWSRAGKHTGVTDLPLTESGRQTARLLQPVLAREIFVAILSSPLQRARETCELAGLGKIAALEPDLMEWNYGEYEGLTTKQIQSARPGWSVFHDGCPGGETAAQVAARADRVIAKVRAADGNVALFAHGHILRVLAARWIDQPASFGEHLLLDTATLNVLSYYGDSPALKIWNAPIAR